The nucleotide window AGCCTAGCCGGCGCTTAGAAATAGTGCTGACTAGCGGTTCAATTGGATACTTGGGGAGGTGGAACTGCCGTTTTAATAGGTAGGTCAATTCAGCCTCGATGCTGGAGTAGCCACAGTCTGCGATAATCGCTTTGACTTGTGGGGGTAGACTTTCCCCGGATAACATTTCCATGGTTGCGCCACCCATGCTGACACCAAACATGAGAATCTTTACGTCAGTGTTGGCTCGGTTAATGACCTGTTGAATCCATTGGAGATAATCTAGTCGATCCAACCAGCCGAAGCTAATGTACTTCCCAGCACTTTCACCGTGGCCCCGATCGTCCGGTAAGAGGACATTAAAGCCCAGACGGTGGTACATTTGCGCAAAGTTGGCCATCGTTTCACCATTTCCCTTATAACCATGGGAGATGATGACAGTCTTTTCACTAGGTGTTTCAGCGGGAATGTATTCTGCGACCATCCGGTTTTGCGGGTCGTGTTCGTGGAGATACCATTTTTCCTTGTCGACCTGCTGGAACCAGTCGACGTAAGCGTAGTAAGCGTCAGCATATTTTTGTTTATCAGCCGAAGTTTCGGGAACATAGTTGACCCGCTTAAAGGCAAAGCTGAATAAGCGTTCACTAGCAATCAATGAGGTGGCCGCAATCCCTAGCAGGGGTAACGTCCAGGTCAGCGTTTTTCTCTTCATCGTTAATCAGGTCCTTTCGAATTATTGTTAAAAAACCAGACTACCCGCTAACACGGTTAGTCTGGCACGGACTAGGCGTCCAAATAAAGTTGTTTTAAATTAGTTAAGTCGCTACGTGATAGACCCAGAACGTCCTTTAAATAATCTTGCGTCCCACCATACTGAGTATTGATAATTCTATTTGCGGCGTCAAAGTAATCGTTGCTAACGGAGTACAGTGCCCGAATATTTGAGGCAAAGGCTTCACCATAGCCCTTCTTTAAGGCATCTGCCGTGACCAATTTAATGTGTTCAGCTGAAGTTTCATTCGTCATCAGGTAATCTTGGCGAATCGTCTGGGGGTCAACTCCCAGTGCACTCAACACAAAGAAGGCCCCCATTCCGGTCCGGTCCTTACCTGCTGTACAGTGAAACAGTACGGATTGTTGTTCATCTTCGTTAGCTAATAACGTTGCAAAGAAGTCGTGGTAGGCTTTCTGCGCAGAATCTAAGGTGACCATTTGGCGGTAGACGTCGACCATGTGGTCGTGACCAGCCGTGCCGTCGTTGGAAAAGCGTTTTTGCAAGTCAGCCTCGCTGGCCGAAGCATCCGTCTGATCATCCGCGGGAAAAACCGGGAGAAAATGATACTTGACTCCCACTGGTACGCGGTCTGGCGATTGGACCTGTTCGTCTTTAGAACGGAAGTCGACGTCGGCCACGACACCATAATTGCTTAACATTTGTTGATCTTCCGGGGTGAGCTCAGCCAACCCAGCGGTCCGCAACAACTTGTGCCACTTGACCGTGTGTCCGTCAATCGTCTGGTAGCCGCCAAGCTCCCGGAAGTTCCGACCGCCAGTCACATGTAAAATTCGTTGGTTGTCTGTCATTCGTTTTACCACCCTTTCAGTCATCAGTTGTTACCCTTTCTATTTTACCGGTTTTTCAAAAAATTACCTAGCAATTGGTTTTAGAAGAGGCGTTTTCGCCCAAAAGGCTGTATACTGTCAATTAAGAGTGAGAATTGACGAAGGCAAAAGATAGGGTGATAGTCGTGAGTTTGCGTGGGAAATGGTTACTTTTCAAGACCCAGCATAGTCAACTTAAGCAACAGATCCAGCAAGCGTTTTTACAGCCTAGCCGGCAAAACCGGGCCGTAGTCCCCGAAAAGTTCCCAGCCAACATGGTGACCAAGGAACGCAAGGTCTTCGGTGGGCGGTTGTTGACCGTGGCTTCGGGTGCGCCCTTGCCGCAACACGTGTTGTTATTCCACGGTGGGGCGTACACCATGCAGGGAATCGACAGTCACCGCAAGTTAATGGAAACATTGGTCGATCAAGCTAACCTGAGAATCACGTATGTTGATTATCCGTTGGTTCCAGAGGCAACTGTGGACGATACATTGGTGTTTGCAATGAATAGTTACAGCTATTTACGCGCCCAGTATCCCGATGACCAATTCTTTTTAATGGGTGATTCTGCCGGTGGTGGCTTGGCGTTGTCATTGTTACAACAGTTAAAGGAACACCAAGAACCACTTCCTGTTGGGACTATTTTGATTTCGCCATGGACGGATTTGAGTATGATGAACCCGGACCTGAAGGTGGCTGCTAAACACGATCCATATCTAACGTTAGCGACGTTAAAGAAAATTGGATTTGCGTACGCTGGTGATCATCCGGTGACGGATCCGCTAGTGAGTCCCATTTATGGGAGTTTTGATAATTTGGGCCCAATACAGTTGTACTTTGGTGCTAATGAACTATTAGTGGCCGATGATGAACGGTTGCTTCAAAAACTTGAAGCGGCTGAGGGGACTCCCATCAAAGCCCGCCGGTTGAAGTCGATGCTGCATGATTATATTCTGTGGAATAA belongs to Levilactobacillus yonginensis and includes:
- a CDS encoding alpha/beta hydrolase → MKRKTLTWTLPLLGIAATSLIASERLFSFAFKRVNYVPETSADKQKYADAYYAYVDWFQQVDKEKWYLHEHDPQNRMVAEYIPAETPSEKTVIISHGYKGNGETMANFAQMYHRLGFNVLLPDDRGHGESAGKYISFGWLDRLDYLQWIQQVINRANTDVKILMFGVSMGGATMEMLSGESLPPQVKAIIADCGYSSIEAELTYLLKRQFHLPKYPIEPLVSTISKRRLGYYLGDVTATQQLKKNKRPILFIHVEKDVYVPVGMAYENYAATHAPKQLWIVKNASHAESFWINPTRYQQHVEEFLQTYFN
- a CDS encoding tyrosine-protein phosphatase produces the protein MTDNQRILHVTGGRNFRELGGYQTIDGHTVKWHKLLRTAGLAELTPEDQQMLSNYGVVADVDFRSKDEQVQSPDRVPVGVKYHFLPVFPADDQTDASASEADLQKRFSNDGTAGHDHMVDVYRQMVTLDSAQKAYHDFFATLLANEDEQQSVLFHCTAGKDRTGMGAFFVLSALGVDPQTIRQDYLMTNETSAEHIKLVTADALKKGYGEAFASNIRALYSVSNDYFDAANRIINTQYGGTQDYLKDVLGLSRSDLTNLKQLYLDA
- a CDS encoding alpha/beta hydrolase fold domain-containing protein, which encodes MIVVSLRGKWLLFKTQHSQLKQQIQQAFLQPSRQNRAVVPEKFPANMVTKERKVFGGRLLTVASGAPLPQHVLLFHGGAYTMQGIDSHRKLMETLVDQANLRITYVDYPLVPEATVDDTLVFAMNSYSYLRAQYPDDQFFLMGDSAGGGLALSLLQQLKEHQEPLPVGTILISPWTDLSMMNPDLKVAAKHDPYLTLATLKKIGFAYAGDHPVTDPLVSPIYGSFDNLGPIQLYFGANELLVADDERLLQKLEAAEGTPIKARRLKSMLHDYILWNKLPESKRTLKEVKQFILTGELG